A window of the Bacillus sp. A301a_S52 genome harbors these coding sequences:
- a CDS encoding SDR family oxidoreductase: protein MKVLVVGANGQIGKHLVSFIKESEGMEARAMIRKEEQAPFFEKLEAETAIVDLEDDVEAIAKAAEGVDAIVFTAGSGPHTGKDKTILIDLDGAVKTIEAAKVAGVKRFIMISSFDTSREAIQAAPSSFAPYVAAKHYADEWLKGTDLDYTIIHPGALTNDEGTGQIKTHQESEIREVPREDVAKVIVASLENDATIGKAFQVVTGDVPINEAVNALS, encoded by the coding sequence ATGAAAGTTCTTGTTGTAGGTGCGAACGGTCAAATTGGAAAACATCTTGTATCCTTCATTAAAGAGAGTGAAGGCATGGAAGCAAGAGCCATGATTCGTAAGGAGGAACAGGCACCCTTTTTTGAAAAATTAGAGGCCGAAACGGCGATCGTTGATTTAGAGGATGATGTGGAGGCCATTGCTAAAGCGGCTGAAGGTGTAGATGCCATTGTCTTTACCGCTGGTTCCGGCCCGCATACAGGGAAGGATAAAACGATCCTGATCGATTTGGACGGAGCGGTGAAAACAATTGAAGCCGCCAAAGTGGCTGGTGTCAAGCGGTTCATTATGATTTCGTCCTTTGATACGAGCAGAGAAGCCATTCAAGCAGCACCATCGTCATTTGCACCGTACGTAGCAGCAAAGCATTATGCAGATGAGTGGTTAAAAGGGACCGATTTAGACTATACGATCATCCATCCTGGTGCTTTAACGAATGACGAAGGAACTGGGCAGATAAAAACACATCAAGAATCAGAAATAAGAGAGGTACCACGGGAAGATGTGGCAAAAGTGATCGTGGCCAGCTTAGAGAACGATGCAACCATTGGCAAGGCATTTCAAGTGGTGACTGGTGATGTGCCAATTAACGAAGCAGTTAACGCGTTATCGTGA
- a CDS encoding PLP-dependent aminotransferase family protein, translated as MLWIDIDRTLKMSLKRQVYEQLRMKILRGELSGGERLPSSREFASHLGVSRNVVIDAYEHLLAEGYVEGHQGAGTFVAEGAYLDKDLKSRHISFLDTLDISENDSNIIDFRSGIPALDRFPRQEWGKLAKRVCLEAKDAIFGYDYPEGRSELRHVLCQYLKRTRGVLCHPDQLVITSGATQALSLVAKLLVSKGDHVIMEDPITHEIQTIFSSAGGSLYGLPVDEHGMRTDYLPHNLSPSFIFVTPSHQFPLGSILPIQRRIELIQYANKTNCYIVEDDYDSEFRFQGPPISSLQGLEPERVIYIGTFSKILSPALRLGYLILPPTLTERCKNLKWFDDLHTPSLEQMTLARFIDQGQLESHIRKMRKLYQKRREVVRKSLKKAFGEKVKISGDSTGLHLIVEFINFDFTEQALTKINNYNIKVYPVELHTMQKGKHKNKLILGYGNLTKEEIEEGIYRLKKALEDNMIN; from the coding sequence ATGCTCTGGATTGATATTGATCGAACATTAAAAATGTCACTTAAAAGACAAGTTTATGAACAACTTCGAATGAAAATTTTACGCGGTGAACTATCAGGTGGAGAACGCCTCCCATCTTCCAGGGAATTCGCCTCCCATTTGGGGGTATCACGCAATGTTGTCATAGATGCCTACGAACATTTACTTGCGGAAGGATATGTGGAAGGACATCAAGGGGCTGGTACGTTCGTTGCTGAGGGCGCCTATTTAGATAAAGACTTAAAAAGTCGCCATATTTCTTTTCTAGATACGTTGGATATCTCAGAAAACGATAGTAATATCATCGATTTTAGATCAGGCATTCCGGCATTAGATAGGTTTCCAAGACAAGAATGGGGAAAATTGGCTAAACGCGTGTGCTTAGAAGCAAAAGACGCCATTTTTGGTTATGATTATCCTGAAGGGCGTTCAGAACTTCGGCATGTATTGTGTCAATACCTCAAAAGAACAAGAGGTGTTCTTTGTCATCCCGATCAATTAGTGATTACATCAGGAGCCACACAAGCACTTTCTTTAGTAGCAAAGTTACTTGTATCAAAAGGCGATCATGTGATAATGGAAGATCCGATTACCCATGAAATTCAAACGATTTTTTCATCTGCCGGTGGATCACTTTATGGATTGCCTGTTGATGAACATGGTATGAGAACGGACTACTTGCCTCATAATCTATCACCTAGCTTTATTTTCGTAACACCATCACATCAATTTCCTTTAGGGAGTATATTACCCATTCAACGTAGAATTGAACTCATTCAATATGCAAACAAAACTAACTGTTACATTGTTGAAGATGATTATGACAGTGAATTCCGTTTTCAAGGACCTCCTATAAGTTCATTACAAGGATTGGAACCTGAAAGGGTTATTTATATAGGCACATTTAGTAAAATACTGTCTCCAGCGTTAAGGTTAGGTTATTTGATCCTTCCCCCTACTTTAACTGAGAGATGCAAAAACTTAAAATGGTTTGACGACTTACATACCCCTTCCCTTGAACAAATGACCCTTGCACGTTTTATCGATCAAGGTCAATTAGAAAGCCATATTCGAAAAATGAGAAAACTTTATCAAAAACGAAGAGAGGTTGTAAGGAAGTCTTTAAAAAAAGCGTTTGGAGAAAAAGTTAAAATTTCTGGTGACTCTACAGGGCTCCACTTAATTGTTGAATTTATCAATTTCGACTTCACTGAACAAGCTCTCACTAAAATTAATAACTATAACATAAAAGTGTACCCCGTAGAATTACATACCATGCAAAAAGGAAAACACAAAAATAAACTGATATTAGGATATGGGAATTTGACTAAAGAGGAGATTGAAGAAGGGATATACAGACTTAAAAAAGCTTTAGAAGACAACATGATAAATTAA
- a CDS encoding DUF2000 domain-containing protein, producing the protein MENKCVLIIDSELPTGLIANTAAVLALTLGKKIDDIIGPEVFDGDKRPHEGITTMPLPILKSTELDIKELRDKISCDFSDLLLVDFSNAAQTTKNYEDYTQKISQYTTNDLKYLGIAIYGEKKKLNKLTGSLGLLR; encoded by the coding sequence ATGGAAAATAAGTGTGTATTGATTATTGATTCAGAATTACCAACCGGATTAATTGCTAACACGGCAGCCGTACTAGCACTAACGTTAGGAAAAAAAATTGATGATATTATTGGACCTGAAGTTTTTGACGGAGACAAACGTCCCCATGAAGGGATCACCACTATGCCACTTCCAATATTAAAAAGTACTGAACTAGATATAAAAGAATTAAGAGATAAAATAAGCTGCGATTTTTCAGATTTGCTTTTAGTTGATTTTTCAAATGCAGCGCAAACAACAAAAAATTATGAAGACTATACTCAAAAAATATCACAATATACAACTAATGATCTTAAGTACTTAGGTATTGCCATATATGGAGAGAAAAAGAAATTAAATAAACTTACTGGGAGTTTGGGGCTTTTGCGATAA
- a CDS encoding SUMF1/EgtB/PvdO family nonheme iron enzyme: MGKQVKSRLHNMIYIRGGEYLRGSDESPDESPIKTVKLSPFYIDATPVTNKEFNAFIKSDGYKNPNFWTQKGWAHIKKVNIEIPNYWFDKNFNQDDHPVTGISWWEAMAYAKWAGKTLPSEAQWEYACKGNEERKYPWGNDEPSNDHANYAVDCDPFELDRSSTSVFAYPKNKSFFGCLDMAGNMAEWCLDNASLNYSWDDEGINPVYITSETDEHIVRGGCGLHNEEFMRCASRDYYPTTMRDNLVGFRCVINQEEDNEI; this comes from the coding sequence ATGGGGAAACAAGTAAAATCTCGTTTACATAACATGATTTATATTCGAGGAGGAGAATATCTTCGAGGAAGTGATGAATCACCTGATGAAAGTCCAATAAAGACAGTGAAATTATCACCTTTTTACATTGACGCGACCCCTGTGACGAATAAAGAATTTAATGCGTTTATTAAATCTGATGGCTATAAAAATCCTAATTTTTGGACTCAAAAGGGGTGGGCGCACATCAAAAAAGTCAATATTGAAATCCCGAATTATTGGTTTGATAAAAATTTTAATCAAGATGACCACCCAGTAACAGGAATAAGCTGGTGGGAAGCCATGGCTTATGCAAAATGGGCAGGAAAAACTTTACCTAGTGAAGCTCAGTGGGAATATGCTTGTAAAGGTAACGAAGAAAGAAAATACCCTTGGGGTAATGATGAACCATCGAATGATCATGCTAATTATGCAGTAGACTGTGATCCTTTCGAATTAGATCGGAGTTCTACCTCTGTTTTTGCTTATCCTAAAAACAAATCATTTTTTGGTTGTCTAGATATGGCAGGTAATATGGCGGAATGGTGTTTGGATAATGCCTCTCTTAATTATAGCTGGGATGACGAAGGTATAAATCCTGTATATATTACATCCGAAACTGACGAGCATATCGTAAGAGGCGGCTGTGGTCTCCATAATGAGGAATTTATGAGATGTGCAAGCAGAGACTATTATCCAACCACAATGAGAGATAATCTCGTGGGTTTTAGATGTGTTATCAATCAGGAGGAGGATAATGAAATATGA
- a CDS encoding molybdopterin-dependent oxidoreductase, whose amino-acid sequence MSNLLTPHLDKKPSSLRYYQEGPPISINMSEWCLSINGLVNEELTLSYNDLLKLPQVEESRRMVCVCNWSIRRTWKGILLSTVMEMAGVSNLDHHYIKQTSIGTQEKGVYQTTIPLSDAISRRSILVHTVDGERLPMDQGYPLRLFDFGLYGYKNVKGLSTLEVTDQYELGEWEKRAGYDINGVIRPKKYWIVDLKKWKFVEKAGEVTEF is encoded by the coding sequence ATGAGCAATTTATTAACACCTCATTTAGATAAGAAACCGTCATCTTTAAGATACTATCAAGAGGGACCCCCCATTTCAATTAATATGAGTGAATGGTGTCTTTCAATTAATGGTCTAGTCAATGAAGAACTCACGCTATCCTACAATGACCTATTAAAACTTCCTCAAGTTGAAGAGAGTCGAAGAATGGTTTGTGTATGTAATTGGAGTATTAGACGAACATGGAAAGGTATTTTACTATCAACAGTTATGGAGATGGCAGGTGTTTCTAACCTAGATCACCATTATATAAAACAGACTAGTATAGGAACACAAGAGAAAGGAGTCTACCAAACAACTATTCCTTTATCTGATGCCATTTCAAGACGTTCAATACTTGTTCATACTGTTGATGGAGAACGGTTACCTATGGATCAGGGGTATCCATTAAGGTTATTCGATTTTGGATTATACGGTTATAAAAATGTCAAAGGTTTATCGACACTTGAAGTAACTGACCAATACGAACTAGGAGAATGGGAGAAACGTGCTGGGTATGATATAAACGGAGTCATTCGCCCTAAAAAGTATTGGATCGTAGATTTGAAAAAATGGAAGTTTGTCGAAAAAGCAGGGGAAGTGACTGAATTTTAA
- a CDS encoding amino acid permease: MQLNRGLGWKEATSLGTGAMVGAGIFVLSGVAAGKAGPAVMLSFTLAALLAMLLGLCYAELASRYPRAGGSYEYVRETMGSLIGTIIGWAYWGAWLAASSFVSQGFGHYLNALTGAPPLLSAVILLLVLGVLNVLGIKFSGKLQVGIVFIVIVVLIGFFVLGIQHIDYSLYTPFAPNGFSGVLAAALVGFLSIVGWDAIVASGEEVKNPRKTIPLAIFSSISIVLFLYLGLLFVSTGVVHWEALGSSEVPVALASEQFLGDIGPIFISIVIVIALPATANAFIISISRTAFAMGRNGLLPEKIAYIHPRFQTPIWAISFGVSIQIAFTLVSSINIAVTATGFLYLVTFIFTMIAFFISRKRTPIEERKKQFSVPFYPIVPILALVLSTSLLIPVGKSGFLMGLIWLAIGAIIYIFRHKSIKHVEETRLNEEKSNLV, translated from the coding sequence ATGCAGTTAAATAGAGGTTTAGGTTGGAAAGAAGCAACCTCTCTTGGTACAGGGGCGATGGTGGGAGCAGGTATATTTGTACTTAGTGGTGTGGCAGCAGGAAAAGCAGGCCCTGCTGTTATGCTTTCTTTTACGTTAGCCGCGCTTCTTGCCATGTTATTAGGGTTATGCTATGCAGAATTAGCTTCACGCTATCCACGAGCGGGGGGCTCATATGAATATGTGCGTGAAACAATGGGATCGTTAATCGGGACCATCATCGGGTGGGCTTATTGGGGAGCTTGGCTTGCAGCTAGCAGTTTTGTGTCACAAGGGTTTGGGCATTATTTAAATGCACTAACAGGGGCCCCGCCTCTGTTAAGTGCCGTTATACTTTTATTGGTTTTAGGGGTTTTAAATGTGTTAGGTATTAAATTTAGCGGAAAACTTCAAGTTGGTATCGTTTTTATCGTTATCGTTGTTTTAATAGGTTTTTTTGTGCTGGGGATACAACACATCGACTATTCTCTCTATACCCCCTTTGCGCCTAATGGATTTTCTGGGGTATTAGCGGCTGCTTTAGTGGGATTTTTATCAATCGTAGGTTGGGATGCCATCGTTGCATCAGGTGAAGAAGTAAAAAATCCTAGAAAAACAATACCATTAGCCATTTTTTCATCAATAAGTATTGTGCTTTTTTTATACTTAGGTCTTTTATTTGTCTCAACAGGTGTGGTCCATTGGGAAGCACTTGGCTCTTCAGAAGTTCCGGTGGCTTTAGCAAGTGAACAATTTTTAGGAGACATCGGTCCAATTTTTATTAGTATTGTGATAGTGATCGCGTTACCAGCTACTGCAAATGCCTTTATTATTTCCATCTCACGAACAGCTTTTGCCATGGGACGTAATGGGTTATTACCTGAAAAAATTGCCTATATCCACCCTCGATTTCAAACACCAATTTGGGCGATTTCTTTTGGAGTAAGTATTCAAATCGCCTTTACACTTGTGAGTTCTATTAATATAGCCGTGACAGCCACAGGTTTTTTATATCTAGTCACGTTTATCTTTACTATGATTGCTTTTTTTATTTCAAGGAAAAGAACCCCAATAGAAGAAAGGAAAAAACAGTTTTCAGTTCCTTTTTATCCAATTGTCCCTATTCTTGCATTAGTGCTTAGTACCAGCTTACTCATTCCAGTTGGTAAATCTGGTTTTTTAATGGGGTTAATTTGGTTAGCTATAGGTGCTATAATCTATATTTTCCGTCACAAGTCAATTAAACATGTAGAAGAAACAAGGTTAAATGAGGAAAAAAGCAATCTCGTTTAA
- a CDS encoding RrF2 family transcriptional regulator, translating into MKYSKATDYALHTMLFLAVATPNKFVGVQELADRQKVSPTYLSKILTKLAKSGMIESVSGANGGYRLKRNWEELSFLDVIHAIEGTASLFDCNLNHGSECLIQKVMVSAEENMEDYLKEQKIADLAKNSGYM; encoded by the coding sequence ATGAAGTATTCGAAAGCGACAGACTATGCCCTACACACCATGCTTTTTCTTGCAGTAGCCACGCCAAATAAGTTTGTCGGTGTTCAGGAACTGGCGGATCGGCAGAAGGTTTCGCCTACGTATTTATCGAAAATACTGACGAAGCTCGCCAAATCGGGAATGATTGAGTCCGTTTCAGGTGCCAATGGCGGTTATAGATTAAAACGGAATTGGGAAGAGCTTTCGTTCCTTGATGTCATTCACGCAATTGAAGGTACAGCCTCATTGTTTGACTGCAACTTGAACCATGGATCAGAATGTTTGATTCAGAAGGTGATGGTCTCGGCGGAAGAGAACATGGAAGATTATTTGAAAGAGCAAAAAATAGCTGATCTTGCCAAAAATAGCGGTTATATGTGA
- a CDS encoding NAD(P)/FAD-dependent oxidoreductase has translation MEKQQVDVAIIGGGPAGLNAALVLGRARKRVVVIDEGRPRNAVTGEAHGFLTRDGIRPGDFRRIAKEEISAYPNVSFLANTAVSIAGADGQFQIATAEGLTLESKKLLFAVGMKDRPLDIPGLAEVYGKSAFVCPYCDGWELRDESLIVINKGAELLHAAPIISGWTNRLSICTNGPDELTDDQRQELKQHQVPLYDSPIQSIDSNDGIVHQVVLEDGTAIPCRGIFFKPELVPGSDLPQSIGCDVTEGMIIVDDFGKTNVSGVYSAGDVASRVYQAIVAASKGAQTAAAINNELNMEAWKHVQVSQ, from the coding sequence ATGGAGAAACAACAGGTTGATGTAGCTATTATTGGCGGAGGGCCGGCAGGATTGAATGCCGCCCTTGTACTAGGACGAGCGAGAAAACGGGTGGTAGTGATTGATGAAGGCCGTCCCCGCAATGCGGTGACTGGCGAAGCTCACGGTTTTCTTACCCGGGACGGGATAAGACCTGGTGACTTCCGGCGAATAGCAAAGGAAGAAATCAGTGCTTACCCCAACGTTTCTTTTTTGGCGAATACAGCCGTGTCGATTGCAGGAGCGGATGGTCAGTTTCAAATAGCGACTGCCGAGGGGCTCACTTTAGAAAGCAAGAAGCTGCTGTTTGCCGTCGGCATGAAGGATCGGCCGCTGGATATCCCGGGATTGGCGGAGGTTTATGGAAAAAGCGCCTTCGTTTGTCCGTATTGTGATGGTTGGGAATTAAGGGACGAATCGCTTATCGTTATTAACAAGGGGGCTGAACTTCTGCATGCTGCTCCGATTATATCTGGGTGGACAAACCGTCTTAGTATCTGCACAAACGGTCCCGATGAACTGACGGATGATCAGCGGCAAGAGCTGAAGCAGCATCAAGTGCCATTGTATGATTCACCGATCCAATCTATTGATTCAAACGATGGGATCGTACACCAAGTTGTTCTTGAGGACGGAACGGCAATCCCGTGCAGAGGGATTTTCTTTAAACCGGAACTGGTTCCAGGCTCGGATTTGCCACAATCCATTGGATGCGACGTCACGGAAGGAATGATTATTGTTGATGACTTCGGAAAAACAAACGTTTCAGGTGTTTATAGCGCTGGAGATGTAGCATCAAGAGTGTATCAGGCCATTGTCGCTGCTTCTAAAGGCGCGCAAACCGCTGCGGCCATCAACAACGAACTGAACATGGAAGCATGGAAACATGTGCAGGTTAGTCAATGA
- a CDS encoding TetR/AcrR family transcriptional regulator, producing the protein MTLPLSDKAKNTKRKILQAAKELMLKKSIDKTTINDIVEKAGVAKGTFYLYFESKEELAWSFIEEGAPIFNLHLEQLRYKEVCRETIDSFIDDMVAFCIENRQLFKIIHHVKFLEFIHFEKKQSQFESLYISHIKTFLDRGVEKGTLVIPDTGFYANFIFISLHELIEGMVLNDDDSLHETKHKIKEIIHRLLRWEET; encoded by the coding sequence ATGACACTACCATTAAGTGATAAAGCCAAAAATACAAAACGCAAGATTCTACAGGCAGCCAAAGAGTTAATGTTGAAAAAAAGCATTGATAAAACGACTATCAATGACATAGTGGAAAAGGCAGGTGTGGCAAAAGGAACTTTTTATCTTTACTTTGAAAGTAAAGAGGAGTTGGCATGGAGCTTTATAGAGGAAGGGGCTCCTATCTTTAATCTTCATTTAGAGCAACTGAGATATAAGGAGGTATGTAGAGAGACAATCGACTCCTTTATCGATGATATGGTGGCTTTTTGTATAGAAAACAGGCAACTTTTTAAAATTATTCATCATGTGAAGTTTTTAGAATTTATTCATTTTGAGAAAAAGCAATCACAATTTGAGAGTCTTTATATATCACATATTAAAACTTTTTTAGACCGAGGTGTTGAGAAAGGGACGCTGGTCATACCGGATACAGGCTTTTATGCAAACTTTATCTTTATTTCCCTTCATGAACTGATTGAAGGAATGGTTCTTAATGATGATGATTCTTTGCATGAAACAAAACACAAGATAAAAGAAATAATACATCGTTTATTAAGGTGGGAGGAGACATGA